In Thermodesulfovibrionales bacterium, a single genomic region encodes these proteins:
- a CDS encoding site-2 protease family protein yields the protein MKKFPYLHLVLFVLTFLSTLLAGAFFQKGINIFREPMRILEGLPFSLTLMTILLAHELSHYLASRKHHTKATLPYFIPAPITLIGTFGAFIKMKSPIITRKALVDIGASGPIAGFLLSVGAAFVGLSYSSVVPVAEAKGALGLGDSLLFSFLSNLVFGRLPETHEVLLHPMAFAGWIGLFVTSLNLIPIGQLDGGHIAYAFLGERQRVVSKVLVATLLLLGLFFWEGWAFWGAVMILLGLKHPPVIYWEVPLDRKRRAAGAFAFFIFIITFMPAPFKLF from the coding sequence GTGAAGAAATTCCCCTATCTCCACCTTGTACTCTTTGTCCTCACCTTCCTTTCGACCCTCCTGGCCGGGGCGTTCTTTCAAAAGGGAATAAATATCTTTAGAGAGCCGATGAGGATTCTTGAGGGTCTGCCCTTTTCTTTGACTCTCATGACGATACTCCTGGCCCACGAGCTCTCGCATTATCTCGCATCGAGAAAACACCACACCAAGGCGACGCTACCATACTTCATCCCCGCCCCGATCACCCTCATAGGCACCTTCGGCGCCTTCATCAAAATGAAATCGCCCATCATCACGCGGAAGGCGCTCGTGGACATAGGGGCATCCGGGCCTATTGCGGGGTTTCTCCTCTCGGTCGGCGCCGCTTTCGTTGGGCTCAGTTATTCGAGCGTCGTGCCCGTGGCAGAGGCTAAGGGCGCTCTCGGGCTCGGCGACTCCCTGCTCTTTTCGTTTCTTTCAAATCTCGTCTTCGGGAGGCTGCCCGAGACCCACGAGGTACTTCTTCATCCTATGGCGTTTGCGGGCTGGATCGGTCTCTTCGTCACCTCTCTGAATCTCATCCCCATCGGCCAGCTTGACGGCGGTCACATCGCGTATGCCTTCCTTGGTGAGCGGCAGCGGGTCGTATCAAAAGTTCTTGTTGCCACGCTCCTTCTCCTCGGATTATTCTTCTGGGAGGGATGGGCCTTCTGGGGAGCCGTGATGATTCTGCTCGGGCTGAAACATCCCCCCGTGATTTACTGGGAGGTCCCGCTCGACCGCAAGAGAAGGGCCGCAGGTGCCTTCGCTTTCTTTATCTTCATCATCACCTTCATGCCGGCGCCGTTCAAGCTTTTTTAG